CATCAAAATTTGTCTGAAGAGTTCCCGTAACATTTGCCCTAATTTTATAGAAATATAAACTTCGTGAGTGTTCTGCTTTCTCCAGAAAACCGTGAAAACAGGCATACGTATACGGTTCTTTGAGCGCTTTTAGTCGCACTAAGAACTTCGCTGTGAAATGTCATATGCAAGAGCTCAAAAGCGTTATGCCTCTGTTATTAGCTGTTCCCATTGTCCAGAGAAATGTCTACGTCATGCCGAATTAAAATGCGCTTAAAATATAGCGCATACTAAGCGTAAAACATGGGGGAACTTTAACGCTTCTTCCCTAATTGTCAGCTtcgcaaataattactgaaaccTCGTTTTCTCCCTACTTTCACGCGGCATATGAAGTCCGTGTTAGGTTTCCCCCTGTGTTATCGGCGAACTAAACGAGACACTTTGTTAATATTTAGTGAAAATATGGGGTAGGTTATTTGTAATGTACAGATGAACAACAAAGTCCGTCGATTAATTAGTAACTTTGCAGTAAATTACATATTCAAGCTTTCTGGGGCATTTCAAGTGTGTTATACGAATGGCGCAGCATTTAGCCCACTCTCCTGGGAGAACTGtaactgccaaaaaaaaaaaaaatatatgctgaAAATGAAGGCGGGAGGGGATGATTACTATAACGAATGCGAAGGTAAATGTGTGTGCATAAATtagcgctcttttttttttgctgagtgcACGAAAGCGTTATATGGCAGTTATCGGCTATGTTCcccaattaaataaaaaaaactacggCACTTTATTTTTAAGCTAACCTGCGTCGCTACCCAATCACTTTCTGCTCGGTTTGTACCCTGACCTAATTTTAACTTTCAACTGGCAAATCACCAAGGTTGAAATATGAGCCTGCTCAATCCTGAGACTCGCGCTTAATCCCTCTTAATCAAGGGAGGTCAACCTGGGCCTCGAGTGCCACTGGTATTGAAGAACGCGCCACCTATTGAGCCCGTGGCGGCCACCGAATGCTCTCGGCCGTTGACTCCGGTACTGAACGGCAGGATTGCGGGGGCTAATTTGTGTATTGAATCCAACAACCACTTACAGCATGTTCCATTCTTGATCTATATCTGGAAGAAGGACCCACACCTAAAATATATTATCGGGTGTCAGACTCCTGTGATTGAGAGTATAGATGTGATGAGATAAAGGTGTTAGTCTGCAACGCAAGAAGTGTTCACGTACGAAACTATGCTGCTGGGACTACGGCCACCCAGCGATAGTTTACGCGGACTCTTCAATTGTGTACGGACGCACCACGGCGTCCGTGCACTCTGCATTCAGGTCGGAGATCATAAACCTCGCACAAGGTTAGCTAGTGGCCCATATAGTAATGGCAGAATGTAGCGCTGTGCAAACCTTATAAAATTGATATCGGTTGGTTTCTCGGGACTATGCTTGCATTGTCTCGTATACGGAATAGAAAGCACGTCGTCGTCGTGGGCAAATATTTCAGATGGTGCCAACTGCACGTTTGTCATACTCTTCCGCCAGCGCAGTTCGGGCCGCCACGGGCATCCTTCGTCGTTCGCATTAACGGTTTCTATGAGCCTCGTACGCGACCATTTGCGGCGCTGCAAACGACACTCTTGTGACGTCAGACGGGGGACAcatctttgtcgtctgctactctCCGGCTATAAAGAATAGCTTCATTTTCATGCTTTTGCTCGCGCTCTGAATGCTGGCTCGCGTAACACGGCGCTCTCGAATTACtatctgtagttttttttttggtactAGTTTTATAAATGCCAGCATTACAACAAATGCTGTATATTTAAGTTATATGTTTAATGTGTCGTTCATATGACCACCTGATGTCGTATCCCAGTGCCTATGGCTTGCGTTGCCAACATCGTTGTCGTTagaccccggccgcggcggttgcatttcagtggaagcgaaatgcaaaaacatttgtgtctacttagatttaggtgcacggtaaagaagccCTGGTggcaaaaattattccggagaacTCGTCTACGGCATGCGTAATAATTATATGATGGTTCTGACGCGTAAAATCCTAGAATAACGTTTTCACGTATTTTTTATATAACCACATCCCTCGTGGCCTGGTACAGGATCTCGTGATTCAGTCATAATACATCGCGCCGAGTGAATAAATGAGAGTCTACACAGCTTTGGAAAAGGAGCATGATAGCAGGGATCATTTGCATAATTTCTCGTCGACTATAGATTGTAGGTGAATAAAAATATTACAATTTTGCTTATAATTCTAGTCATCGGGGGTTGCATGCATAAAACTTTTCCTGACAAGCAAGATATCATTATTTCCATGACAAGCGGTTTATCTCGAACTCCAGTTGCGTCAAGCTCTACCATGTTTCGCTATTGTCAAGCATGCTTTACACTATTTTCTCGCAAATAAGTCTCGCTACAACTTTTGAATGCGAAAATGTTAGGTTTGTTCAGGTCCGCAAGGACTATTTCTGTTGAACACACTTTCAGATTACCAGTAGCGACTTTATCAGCGTAAGAATAAAATGATTATGTAATAGAGGTACGCAAGAAAGCCTGGGAAAATTCTGTTGCCCCTTTGtacgcagccccccccccctctccccccccttccccctctgTGTTTAGCGCTCCATCTTTTCGTTGAAGAACCAGCAAAGCTAAACATAATTTTCTTGTTTAAGGTTTACATACGTATGACGCGCTTACAGGACAAGGTATATTGGAAACAGTGATCTAAGCAAAAAATGTCGCCTGTTTTTCTTATGCCATAACACTAATTCTCATTGCTGGATGGACCTTGCCTCCGAATTCTGCTCGCTGTACCCATGGCAAGTGCAAAGAAAGATAGGGTCATACCAAGCTGACTAACATGCAGGGGCGAACTTTTTCAAGGTGTAAGTAATCAAGTTTATTGAAAGTTATCTTGCAAAGGTGAGAACTGCAAAACAAGACTACGTAACTCAGTGTTTCCCACTCATTTTGTCCGCCCTTGTATCAGATCGACGTTACAGACCGCAGTTTTCTGCAATATCGCTAAAGCTGTGGTTGCATTAACGCGGCACAGCGACCAGTAAGTTTTCTGAGGGGGGCATCAAAAGTTTGTTGTATGCTCAACGCTCTGGGGAGCGACAAAACTGGATTGTTTGCGGCCAACGGAGCGGGCGACCAAATACGCAGCACACGATGGACGGACAAACACAGTATTACCACAACGCAGACACAGTAGCGGAAGTCCTAATGCTGCAGTTTGGCTGGAAAGGGCCGAAAAATGGTTATAAGTGCACCACGAGAACGGAACAGCAATGACGAGAAAGCAACCCTGTACACGGACGTGTACACACTGTAAGACTATCACACTGCCCCAGGAGGAATCCACTAAGCGTGGTGACGACATCGACGGCACTCGATTTCACAGTGAAAAGTGTTCTGGAACATTCCGTATATACTGTTCTACAACCCAATGGACATTTGGACTCCTCTggacgtccactggactaccgcTTCTGGATATTTTGGTCCTCCGTAGGATGTGTGCAGATCGCCGAAGGATGTACGACGGACATCCGCAGGACTACAAGGCGCATACAAATTGGCAGTCCTAAAGGTGTCCCGCGGATGTCATGCAACGGATATACGGGTGTTTCATGGAACCAGGAAGTAGTTTATGTTTTCATTGCTCAATGCACGTCAGACATCCGTACGATAAATCGTGGACCATTACGGGATGCCTGCCGGATGTTCGTTTTTATTTATAATCGGCTGAGTTGCACAGTTGGTGTAAACATTAACTCTGTAGAATCTGTGCTGCAAAGATGATGCAATATTCATTTGTACCAATGAAAATACAACTTGCACACCCATGAAAGACAGATTCCAAAAGCAAGCTATGTTTACGCAAAAAACGCCAGACAAACACTTTCACACATATTTTTATTCGTTCATTCAGCTTTTGCAGCActagaagaagaaataaactttatttaaagagccggcgcttttcttttagtggcctcaggtgccggctcgaagtccttggactcgggcggcatcttcggcttgccggacggcccagagctggtcttccagctccgaacttttcagggtcgcttcccagcggcggcgacgccgacggagaaggtccccggtgGCCCCAGCGGCCGGGGCAACGGtgggaatgagcgagctcgaggcttcatTTAATCTAGTAACGCATGCCGTTATGGgtgcgtcgcgaacggcggcggtttcagtaccgttgttgccggcgcattcccagagcatgtgtcgcagcgttgctttGAGTCCGCACGCTTTAAACGCATCATTCGGATATAAGctagggtaacagtggcgtaagactgccggacTTGGGCAACTGTGTGTTTAcgtaagtttacggcctctttcctgtttaatttaacgtgcggtggcgggaatttgcgtctttcgagtctgtagtgttgtgtgaggtctctgaacgtggtcaggcgatcgccccaGAGCCATTGTGATTGTTGCTGTTGCAGCGTGTCTGTCGTAGTATCTCGATCCGGCAGATACGACGCCCCGCACTCGGGGCCGGAGGCGTCGGCCATGTAGTCTGCCacggctcggcgagtgagacctcgagccgcggcgtgggccgcctcgttgcccgcgAGCGGGAGGTGTGTGTCGGggtccagaggaggaagaccAGTAGAATAGAAATTTGGTAAGAGTAACGAGGCGGTGTACGTACACGCTGCGCGATAtggcgaaggaagaagcgcacacgcgatcgctgttgtagacagcacgggccaatgcctcgcgagtgccacattgaccacgggacacacggaggcggcagaagaagccgcgatagcctTAGCACTCGCCACGGTGCCGAACGCTGAGATCGTGACTAGCCAAAAATTTCCAGCCCCCAAGTGCTGCAAGTGAAATCAGATCTGAGAATATAAGATTATTTACTTATATTCTCTGATCGGAAAAGTTTGTGGTGCGGCAAGCAAAAATAATGAGACAGTCACAAAAGCTTGAGAAGCGTATACGATCACGCTGTGCATTAGAACCTGTCCATAAATCTGCCTTCGTTGGTACCTGAATGTTctccaccagaaaaaaaaattgcggctaGAATTGGAATTTGTTTTAGTTTATGCTGCATGTTAACATTTTACGACTGGTTGATATTTCGCTTAGAAACGTTGATGTCTGTTAAACAAAGCTAGATGTGGTTCACTTAGCTTGAATGAACTTGAGGCAGTTTCTGCGTTAGCATTTCCAAACACAGAAATGCTCAACACGGGAACCTTCGTGGCTAAAAATCTGAGCGAAGTCTGGCTCGGTCCGTTGGCAAAATGTTCAGCACGAATGACCTAAGGACGTTCGCAGGAGAAGTGGATGTTAAAATTGGTCCAGTAATGATATCCACTGGATGTCCCCTGGATGACTGCTCTTGGACTTGGATCTCGGGATTTTATCCGGACGTCCGAGGGATTTTCAATGCCCATTGGGAAGTCTGCAGACATGATCTCAAGCAGAgtaggggaggtattctgtaaagttccacctagtggacttgtccatttcgtctgctgttgaagttctggtTGGCTGGGCTGGAGTGCGCGACCGCAGGAgccaggcgccacagccaatcagcacttcagcagcagaccaaatggacatgtccactaggtggactcttacagaatacgccCGCAGGCCGGCCGACAGCGTGAAGTTGCCTTCACGTAGCGATCGCGTACACGTCGCGGAGTGTCCCCTCCCCGCTTACATCTGAGAAGGCTCCACTCAAAGATCTCGGAGATAATAGAGAAGAAACAGTTTAAAAACATAAAGCTCGTGGATTAGGAGCTTGTGCATATTGCACGcaaaaaaacaaaccaaaaaaaaaacgaatcaaCAGAACCCCTCTCACGATGACTGCCggcggtaatgcgtttagcatagAATCAATATATAGCAACACAACGTATTGCCTCCATTGAAACGCGTCAGGtgtgaggcgtgcactgcagcgggattcctctttcgtgcatggaggaaggaaaatataggagggagcataccgcaacgcgattgccgccgactgtggtggcccaacacgtgataaaaacgtcacaggatggaggatacgtcagagcacGCGGTAGGTTTCGGTACTCCcggtttattgtttttttctatgcccattcgaaaccatttgaaactcttcaaataaagaaaaacaaaaccaacgaaaaaaaacaaaacaaaacaaggacCAATATGCCGGCCGAGCGCGTACCGAagaaaaactaccggtaaccaaacgtctcggcaaatctcgattctccgtgatctcgacggaAGAGGTCACGAGCTGGGCCACCACTGCtagctacacgaagcgttcgcttgccaaggctgtctgcgtgacgtaatgatacctcctatatttttcttcctccatgctttCGTGATTCCTTAAGCACACtgggcgccatctagcgccgccggcGTGAAGCCTGCGCGTAGGCTCCGAAATGCATGTGGCGCCGGTGCGCGCGAACGTTTcgaacgcgtcatgcggcaaccggactCGTATCTCgtgcttcttttattgcgataacaattatatggacgctccaagcggatttctgccgtcggcgtcgccgtgaggtcccgtataaagtcaaagtgcgataaaatcgccgcgcgccgtatgctgtatgtgcgagtgaaagcgcgcgagggcacGTGAGCTTTcccggagagcaaacgcacggcggagagcgaacgcgatgttttccgtcgcgcaaaaggccgggggggggggggtataggagggagggaggggggggggcggcgttgtgcgaagcgagggaacaattctcagcattcgcaggCGCCGGCGCGTGACGCTTCTCgcctcggaggccacgcacggacttctcggcagtgccactttcgcgagacccaagttggcgagaggttcattgaaaagtggcacatacccagtgcatttatGGCGCAGCTTATAGAAAAGCgtcaggttgctgtccttgaagAACACTTGTGTTTAATTTTTCTGGCGAATagagaaagcccgcgaaatatatACGATGAGACAGCGCACCTATGCGCACGGAATAGCCGCGCCATCAAACAGTTTCAGAGGGAAGGGAAGCGATTCATCTCAGACTCGCCATTCAGGGCCAAGGTATATGttaactggtagcgaagcttccatcatcatatcatcatcatcatcatcatcatcatcatcatcatcctatattttatgtcctcACACTGAGACTCATTTATGGCGCTGTATCCCGTGCGCACGGGTGcgcagtcacgtggtatttttcatatttcgcgtgCTTGCTCTATTTGCCAGAAAAAGTGAACGCGCGATCTGTAACTTGCTGGAAGATTATTTGTTACGCCGCTTTGGACTCTATACAACCCCCTAATATATATATTGACAATCAGAATAACAGTGCAAATGTTATCCGATtgattttattgtgatagcaattatatggacacaccaaagcaggtttctgccgtcggcgtcgccgtcggcgtcgccgtgaggttccgtatgacgtcaacggtgatgaaatcgtcgcggcgctccggcaacaccctctagaaaaatatgaaggccttagttcttttccctttccactcgcgctacgtcagcagatggggcggacgcatgaggcggcgagcgcgttttgcggttttgcccgtcgccgcgacacgacgcatccgcgcgtccggatcgcgctggtgcgcgttgatcgcgcgtctccagaaactcattccccggcgcgtatgtacagtcgtacatctcttcgctgttcagtcggacgtgttttcctcgctgtgaaaagaatcccgccagcgatgccgtgcaaatgctgtgtacctcgatgccgcggaaactacacgggggacacgaaggtgcacgtcttcaagttcccgagagatcaagctctaagggacgcttggattcgcgctgtgccacgggaaaacctcacggtcaccgaacattccagggtaagtttttttatttaggtgttagttaattgaaagaatataaacgtacatgtgtaagtggctcatgagccgcatgtttgtgtgacctgtagccgtcggtttgctgattggagcgtatttttttttttgctaggtatgtgaacttcatttcatggacgaggacattattcgagacgcgacgcatacagatcaagcaactggccgcgtaatgacagtGCCGCTATCTCATGTGCGCCTTCGCCCAGACGCTGTACCGTCGAAGTTCCCGAATCATTCGAGCTACTTGTCCAGAAAGACCGCGAGGAGGGAAGATCCTGACTCCAAGCGCTCGCGAATAGAGAATGCAGCCCTTCAGAAAGCCATCGCTGAATCCAACGAGGCATTTATCAGAGCACGCGAGGAGGATAAAGTCAACAGTGTGAGCGAACTTGCCAACCACTTAAGGAGCCAAGGGATGAAGTTCTGGGATGTTatcgaaagaaatgaaaggctTCTTCTCATTCACATTGTCGACGATGAAGCACCGTGGTTGAAATACTCTGTTTGCGTGAAAGGAGATTTGAGCGTGACACTACACGTTATGAAAACGGCCGTAAAAAAGCTCGGTGCAAATCTCTGCGTTCCCGAAATCGCTAACAGTAAAAGGGGTATGGTGGAACTCCTGGAAGGCATCGAGAAGTGGGACTGTGACCTGATGTCCAACTCAGTCGCCGAAATTTGCGAGGCTGTTTGTTTACTGCTTGATCAGCTTTGCACGTCCCAAGCAGAAGATGACGCCAACTGTATTCAATTTCTGAAAGAGCAAGTCACCTTGCACCTATCGAAAAAACAGCGCAGGCGCTACTCTGCTGATTTCATGATGTTTTGCTGTATTGTTTTCACTATATCGCCCCATGCATACGCGTTCATACGTAGCCATGGAAGCATCACCTTGCCGCATCCTATGACGATAAGATCAGTGTGCCGGTCTTATGGTATGTGTCCTCAACAAGAGCATCAGAGTGAAACATTCCTCAGCTACATGACAACAAGAATTTCTGACCTGAAAGATGACCAGCGCTTTGTCACAGTTATGGTTGATGAAATACATATAAAACCTTACTTTGACTACAAAGGAGGCAATATTACCGGCGCTGCAATTAATAGAAATGAAGCTGCTAACTGTGCGCTCGTTTTCATGGTGCGCAGCGTGACGTGTAAATTCAAAGAAGTTGCGCACATCGTGCCGGTGCACCGagtagaggcggagttcctgcaaaagacgcttaaagacgtgatttgtgggctggaaaagattgggtaccgggttatgtgcgtcgtcagcgacaacaactctgtgaacagaaaagcgatgtcacttttcgaatcacctccgtgtaacagaattgtgtACCAACATCCATCAGACCCTTCAAGGCCGCTGTTCTTCGTTATAGACCCAGTGCACATTCTAAAATGCATACGAAATAACTGGATCAATCAGAAGAATGACCAAATTTGTTTCTACTTCCCGAGATCCAAGGAGACACACCAGAATCAGAGCGAATGCAAACAGCGTCATTTGCAACAATCAGGGACCTTCACAGCAAAGAGTGTGACCAGCTGTTGAAATATGGCTATGGGCTGTCAAGAAAAGCCCTCTACCCTTCGAGTCTTGAAAGGCAGGACGTAAAGCTTGCTTTACAAATCTTCAATGACTATTTACCAGAGGCGTTACGTGCTCTTGGAGCAAAGCACAACCTATTCTCTTTCGAGGCCACGGCTACATTCGTCGAGATCATACTCAAGTGGTGGAAAATTGTAAACGTCAAAACTCCATGGAAGGGAGAAAGGCTTAGAGATCACTTCCAACAACCAGTGCTTTCCATTGATAACGATCCAAAAATTGACTTCTTGCACATGTTTCTGAAGTGGCTGGATGAGTGGAAGAACAAAGGTTTTGACAACGGTACTCTGACAAAGGAGACTCACGCTGCTCTCGAACACACCAGCTATGCGCTTGTTGAGCTCGCTAGGTACAGCTTCGAAGAGCTTGGAATGTCATATGTCCTTTTTGGGAAGATTCAGACAGACTGCCTTGAAGATCAGTTTGGAAAGTATAGGCAGCTGGCAGGTGCGCAATATCACATCTCCATCAGGCAGATATATGAAGTCGAAAACAAGCTGCGCCTGCAGAGCACCTTGCCTACAGTTTCCCCTGACCAGCACTGGGAATGTGTCCGAAAGCAAGTCGAGGCATTGCTTCCCAGCAGCAACGTTGTTGTTACCAGCCAGGCTCTTACGAAGATGCAGGACGTCGTCCCAGTCCTCGTCTACGTTGCAGGTTATGCAGTATACGGGACCCTTAAAAAGTTGAAGTGCGAGCAATGCAGGGACTCGTTGACCGTGGACAAGAAGATCACAGTCTCTGCCACAAACGAACATTATGGTCTTGTGAAGCAGCTGGACCGAGGAGGTTTAGTTTATCCATCAATGTTTGCACTTAACGCAGTTGCTCATAGCTACGTTGTAGTAGAGCAGCTCGCtacagagccagcactgcttatgATGCCTGAACAACGCCAGGTGGTAACGAAAATGACGCTACAATTGCTGGCTAGTGAAGAGCAGTCCGACTTCGATACGTGTGAGAATGACCACACAGTTGAATTAGTGCTTAAACACATCCTGCGgtgcagcaccaacattctgctaaagaacttttgtaggaagctgaacgacaaacttctcgacgctgccgataaataaaaaaaatgtggttgatccctcttatataggaatcggtatagaacacgaaagtgaaacgtgtcttcacagaagtagtgtaatgtttattgcacattgatatataatgcctattggtgttttgtggctaaagcgcccttaggcgttgatgcacccacgctgacgcctggtggcacgtctcctccatcacgactaccaacgtcgatgaccatgagcaaccgtcgtgcatatggaagctgcactacgctgcacacgctagcacaacgcgaaagacgaagcacgtaactgacacactaatacaacgcgcaagacaaagcacgtaactgaatcgtcaccgagtcaaatcagcgcgtacagcgcgtcgtaattgcagcctccgcgatcaacttcagaaacattttcagagctatatgcggaggccacgctccgcgtGCTGAGNNNNNNNNNNNNNNNNNNNNNNNNNNNNNNNNNNNNNNNNNNNNNNNNNNNNNNNNNNNNNNNNNNNNNNNNNNNNNNNNNNNNNNNNNNNNNNNNNNNNAAAACTGCGTTTGTGCgttatcaaccacgctaggttcaatgcctatattacagtttcttaggcgaaacgtcaaatttgcgtcacgttacgaaagcaaaacggggccatcagcgccattttgtaagcgtcgcgcctacgtcacgcctcgaagaaaatggcggaatgtccagaatagcggctctagtcgcgcttcaatcgtgcaccactaactgctatctctggcgataggttttggcacgcttttcgttccaagcttcgcgacctaaataggtcgcgaagcttggaccTTGGCACAGCGACGAaggacatttatttatttatttattctaacGATAAAAGTGATCGTAATGTTTAAGCACATGTGCGCTGGCAATACTGGCACCAACTGCGCAGAAAGAGACAACGCTTAACCGAACAATAATATGAGGAGAACCGATTGAAATGAGAAGAGCGGAGTGCTTGGTTTACCCTCTATATCTGCAGTCCAGTGTAGCGTTAAGAAATGGCTACAAAGGCGCGCAGGAAACCATGGGTGGTGCCACCAACCATTGTTATCTGAGCTTGAGCTTGCGCATGACGCGTGCGCGAGCAGCACTGCTCTGCGAGTCATGTCGGCGGTTCGCGCGTGTTTGCTTTTCAGGCGCTGCAGGCGCACAAAACAGTACTGGTTTGTTAATGTTGAAATCCTTCGCTGCAGAGCGCTTGATGCCCATATGTtaacactgagaaaaaaaaaaaggggggggggggtcatcttGTTTTCGCCCCGGTTGCCTGAACAAATGGCGCTAGCGCAATCACACGAAATTTTGTTATATTTGAGCCTCGTTAAACCAAACAAGGCGATACCGCAACACGCTAAAATTTTCAAGCGCGAGAAAAAGAATTAAACGTCATACTTTCTTCATTTAGCAGTTCTAACTTCTGGCACAAGTAACTTCAA
This genomic stretch from Dermacentor silvarum isolate Dsil-2018 chromosome 2, BIME_Dsil_1.4, whole genome shotgun sequence harbors:
- the LOC119440456 gene encoding uncharacterized protein LOC119440456, translated to MDEDIIRDATHTDQATGRVMTVPLSHVRLRPDAVPSKFPNHSSYLSRKTARREDPDSKRSRIENAALQKAIAESNEAFIRAREEDKVNSVSELANHLRSQGMKFWDVIERNERLLLIHIVDDEAPWLKYSVCVKGDLSVTLHVMKTAVKKLGANLCVPEIANSKRGMVELLEGIEKWDCDLMSNSVAEICEAVCLLLDQLCTSQAEDDANCIQFLKEQVTLHLSKKQRRRYSADFMMFCCIVFTISPHAYAFIRSHGSITLPHPMTIRSVCRSYGMCPQQEHQSETFLSYMTTRISDLKDDQRFVTVMWLDEWKNKGFDNGTLTKETHAALEHTSYALVELARYSFEELGMSYVLFGKIQTDCLEDQFGKYRQLAG